Sequence from the Thermosipho affectus genome:
ATTAATTCTCATACCTTACCCACCTCCGTGTGTGTTATTTTTTAGCCCAAGGCACTCTGCAAGAATATTATCGGAAGTACAAAAGGAAACTTTAATTTTTTTAGAATAGTATCACTCTAAAATATTTTTTTGAAATTATTTCAGATATCGTAAACCCCATTTTCTCAAGTTCTAAAGCTATTTGTTTTGTAGATTTTAAGATCCTTATTTCAGGGTTATACCATATGGGGTTATTTTTATCATTAAAATCTGGCATCAAATAAATCAATGCACCTTTTTTTGTATTTTTTGGTAAGATAATTTTCGGATTTGTATTTATTATATTCATTCCCAACACCGCTTCGCTTTCTTCGTCTATTATTGAAAGTTCGTTTAATATATTTTTTGGTACTTTTTCATCAATGAAGTTTATTTTGTTACTTTTTAACTTTTGAAGAATTTCAAATAGTAGATCATTGTCGATATCAAATGGCCATTTATCTATAATTTTTTTTCTTCTTTCTTTTACGAGTTTAATTGAATCATTTGTGGGATATGGATAAGTATACAAGAAATTTGAAGATCTTTTCCATACACGTATGGGATTAATTATTCCGAAACCAGAGAATTTTTCAGAGATATTCCCACACCATATTATTTCATCGCTACTTTTTGAAAATTTTGGTGTTGTATATAAATAAAATCCATCGTATTCGTATTTTCCAAGTGACAGATCTCCAATTTTTGGATTTTTTTCACAGGATTTTATGTGATATTCAAATGCCTTTTTAAAATCTTCCTTTTCTTCAAAGATTTTTGCAAGTCTGTAGTAGTAAAATGGAAAATCATCAATATTTTTTATATTTGATAGTAATCTTTTCTTTCTTTCAAGGTCTTTTGTATTAAGTGCTGCAACGTATTTTGCATAATCTGAATCCGATATTAAGTTTAGGTATTCTAGTTCTTCATTTTGAGCATTTATTTCAAAAATTAATTCCTTTAATGAACCAAAATAGTCCATTATTTCTTCAAATGTTCCATCTATGTTTTTATCGAGTTTGGTTTTTAAATCATCGATGACGGGTTTGATAAACTTTGAGACAGTTTTATTTAATTCAATTGCCTTTTTGTAATATGATATTGCTGCGTTAAAGTTTCCAAGTTTTAAATAAACGTCACCGATTAAAGAAAGTATAATTCCCTGATTTTCTTCGTCGAATTTTTTTCTTATATTTGCAAGTATTTTAAGTAGTTTTTCTTTATTTTCAGAGTAATACTTAAAGAAGAACAAAATTTCTTTAATTGAATGGATATCCTCTTCTGGATTTTCAAATATAAAGTTAACTAGGTAATCTTTTTTGTCAAGAAGTTTTTTTACTACAAATTTTTGGAATCGCGTTTCTGCGAAATGTTCTATTCCCGATAAATGTATACCATTGTCTAAATATTTATAGATGGTGTTCCACACATTAATTTTTAAGTTATTTCTCAATATGTATTTTAAAAGATCATCTACAATGTAGTGTATATCTTTCAGAAATTTTATGTTGTGTATCTTTGATATTTCTTCAAATATATTTGAAAGAAATCTTTTAATGTTTTCGCCGGTTCTTGGGGCAATTTCACAAGATTTTTTTATATGATATTCAAATTTTTCTTTATCCTGTTTTATCAAGTAATATTTTGCAAGTATTGTATGTGCAGTAGCTTTATATTTGAATCCCACGATTGTCCATTTGAATTTTTCTGGTTTTTTTTCGGCGTATTTTATTTTTTCTAAAAAGAGTTTTGCATATTTAAATTGATTTTCCAAATCATCCATTTTTTCATATAAAGCCATTAGTCCGAAATATGGATCGGGATATTCAGGTGAAACTAAAGCTTTTTCAAATAACTCTTTTGATAGATTGTATAGTCCTTTATTTAAAGCGTCGATGCCAAATAAAAATAGAAATTCCACACCAATTCCAGGGACTTTTTTTAGTTTGTTTATTTCATTTAGTGTTTTTAAACCCACTTCGTATTTTCTATATTTATATTTTGATATTGCTTCGGTTTTGTAAAGCTGTACAAGATAATAAATTTTTTCAAGTGGGTTAATATTCTTATTTTCAAGGTGTTTTAAAATTAAATTTCTTGTTCTATTATATTTTTTTTCTCGAAGTTCTCTTGTCCAAATATAACCATAATGGTATATAATAAAAGGTGCATCAATAACTTTTCCCTTGTGGATAGGTTGATTGTGCACAATATTTTGGTATTTTACTGTTCCATTTCTGAAAATTCTGGGGGTAGAAGCGGTTTCCGTTTTTTTTAGGTCCCAATCCAGATAACTTAATGTGGGAAGATATACGGTATTGATATCTTTTGGGAGTGTTTTCAAAAATTTTCTTATTTGTTTGAAATCTTCTTTTACTTCTTCATCTGCGTCAAAGACCATTACCCATTCACATGTTGGATATTTTAAAGAATTATTTCTCGCTTCTGAAAAATCCCCTTTCCATGGATGAAAATATAATTTATCGGTATATTCTTTTACAATATCTGGTGTTCTGTCCGTTGATCCTGTATCTACCACTATAATTTCGTCAGCAATATCTTTTATGCTTTCAAGTGCTCTTCTAATATTGTGCTCTTCGTCTTTGACTATCATGGCAACAGATAGAAGACATTTGTTCATTTTTTACACCTCTTTTATTTTTCTTAATAGTTTTCTTTCAACGTTATGGGGTACCCACGTTGATATATTTCCTCCAAAAAATGCCACTTCTTTCACTAAACTTGAAGATATAAAAGAATATTTTTTGTCTGTCATCAAAAAAACCGTATCTACAGTCGGGCACATTTCTTTATTTGCCATGGCCATTTGAAGCTCATATTCGAAATCTGTAACGGCTCTTAATCCTCTGATAATTACATCGATTTTGTGGTTTTTTAAATAATCTATTAATAATCCTTTATAATAATCTACCTTGACATTTTTTATGTCTTTTGTACATTCTTTAATCATTTCTATTCTTTCATCTAGTGAAAAAGTATACTTTTTTCTTTTATTTTCCATTACTACCACAAATACTTCTGAAAATATCTTTGTTGCCCTTTTAATTATATCTAAATGCCCATAAGTTATAGGATCAAAAGAACCTGGATAGATTGCCTTCATATTTTAACCTCCATGTGAAATGTCTATATTGTAAAATGCAGTATATTTTGGATCAAAGGATAGTTTTACAGTTCCAATTGGGCCATTTCTTTGTTTCCCGATTATTAGTTCTGTTATATGAGGTTCTGTAGTTTTTTCCTTTTTGTAATATTCCTCACGGTAAAGAAAAAGTACCATGTCTGCATCTTGTTCAATTGAACCAGATTCTCTTAGGTCACTTAGTCTTGGTCTTTTATCTTCTCTTTGTTCTACCGCTCTTGACAATTGAGAGAGTGCAACAATTACTATATCTAACTCTCTTGCTAAGAGTTTTAGCGAACGTGAGATTTCGGATATTTCTTGTTGCCTATTTTCTCTGTATGATTTAGTGCTCATCAACTGGAGGTAATCTATAAATATCACTTCTATTCCGTACTCTTTTTTCATTCTTCTTGCCTTTGCACGCAAAGATCTGGGATTAAGATTAGCTTCGTCATCAACTATGATATTGGTTTTGTATAGTTTTCCCGTTGCGGTAAGTAGTCTTTGCCATTCTTCATCTGTAATATTTCCCCTGCGTAATTTTTGAAGTTCGACAAATGCTTCCATGCCTAGAAGCCTTTGTACAAGTTGTTCTTTACTCATTTCAAGACTAAATATTCCAACAGGAATATTAAAATCAAGTGCCATATTTTTGGCAACGTTGAGTGCAAAAGCGGTTTTACCAACGCTAGGTCTTGCGGCTAAGATGATAAGATCAGATTTATGAAATCCAGAGGTCATTTCATCTAAGAATTTATATCCCGTGGGAATGCCTGTTACCACATTTAGAGTACCACTTTTGTTTTTTTCCCTTAATGTTTCCAGATTTTCAAACACTTGGTGTAGTATTGTATTCATAGGTAGATAGGTTCTAGAAGTTTTTGATTCGGCAATTTCAAATATTAATCTTTCTGCATTATCGAGAATATCATCTACGTCTCTATCTGAGGTAGCATCTTCAACAACTTTAGATGCCGCTGAGATTAAAGAGCGTAAAATAGATTTATCTCTTACTATTTGAGCATATGTTTCAATATGTGCAGAAGTTGGGACAACATCTGCAAGTTGTGCAACATAAAGTTCACCACCAATAAAGTCGAGTTTTCCCTTAGTTTTTAATCTGTCGCAAATAGATATAACATCTATTGGAGTACCTTCATCGTATAATTCTTCTATTGCTTTAAAGATTTCTGCGTTTTTTTGATCATAAAAATCTTTTGAGCTAACGATTGGTATTATAGATTCTATGGTTTCAGGATCTATTAGAATACTACCAATAACAGCTTGTTCTGCTTCTAGATTGTGAGGCGAGTTTCTCATTTTTTTCCTCCTTTTCCTAGGAAAGATTATATCATAAAATAAGACCCCAGATTATACAATCCGGGGTCTCTATTTCTTGGAAAACTGGTTCCAAGGGGGGATAGGGGGTCGCTGCTCACAACTAAAATAACACATGTTTTGTTACATCTCAAGACATGTGAAAAAAAGATTAAGTTAAAAAAGTTAAAGTTCTGTGAGTTGCGAAATATTAGGATAAGCAGCATTATATGTGTTTTACAGTCAAAATTGCAGAAAAATTTACTTTTTCGATGTTAACAATTGAAGAAGAATGAAAAATTAATCTGACAATTTATTAACGATGTTAAATAATAGTTTGGTGGCATTTACATCATCTTCGTTGTATTTCAAAATTTCATCTAGTATTTTGTCATCTTTTGTTTTTAGGAAGTCTTCAAATTTATGTACTACGATATTTCCGTTTAAATTTGTTCTCCAATTAAATCCCAAATATTTTGCTATGGATTTAAGAGAGTAAGATATTGTTGGGATTGCAATATGATTGTGGTAGATTTTATATAAATCTACAAACTCAATATTTGTTTTTTTTAAGTTGTATTTTTTAAATAGTTTATTGATTTGTATAGGTTCATAATTGTAGTAATGATATACGGGAAGTTTTTTATTTGATAGAAAACTTATAAGTTTTTTGAATTCTGTTTTTTCATCTTCTCTTTTAAGTGATAAAAATGGAATGTATCTATCTTCATACAAAACACCAAAGAGAAAATTAAAGTTTTTGTAGCTTTCTATGTCAAGAAAAATACCTGGTTTTAATTTTTTAACAGGGTTGTATAGAATGATTTTTTTGTATATAAAAGCCTTTGCTTGTGCAATTATTTTGTCCGATTTTTCTCCAAATATTTCTTTTACAACCTCTTTCATTTCTATTATATCGTCTAGTTTTTCAATACCCTTTTCTTTTAAATTTTTAAGTCTAAACTTTCCAATTCCTCTGATCAATGAAAGATCTTTTGCTTTAATTAGTTCATTAGTACATTCTAAACTGTATTTGCAAAATTTACATTCTGGATTGAGAATTGGTTTGGGAACTTTTTTGTTTAAAAAATCGTAAATTATATTTTTAAAGGAATCTACATGTTTTTTCCAAGGAATTTGTGATGTATAGTATTTACTCTTGAATATGACATCTATTTTTTTGTCGGTATAGCTTGAAACTACAAATGCATATCCTGCAGCCTCAAGGTAATGATATTGGTAAAGTTTTTTCCCTCTTCTATGGGAAATAATTGTTATCTTATTATCATCTATTTTTAGATCTATGTTTTTAGCATAAAGGGTTAGACCGTAAATTTCAAGTGAGATTGATACGTTTTTTAAAAATCCGCTTTTGTTAATTTTTTGTGTTATAGTTGATTCTACTTTTTCATCTTTGGATTCCAAGATAAACTTTCGTGGGCAAAAGAGATATGTTCTAATCTTTGAAATACAAAAAAGCATTTTTTCACCCAATCTAGATATAAACAACTTATCATCCTATTATATTATAAACGATATATTAATTATTACACTTTCTTCTGAATTTTTCAATATATGCATCAAAGCACGTTATTGATTGTTGGTTGTTATAGCGACTAGTTTATTTTTTCGAAAAATTCAAGGAAAATGATATAATAGATGTAAATCATAACATGTGGGGGTGGTTAAAGTGGAATTAATTAATCCTAAAAATGCTCCAAAAGCAGTAGGTCCATATTCTATAGCAGTAAAGACGGGAAATTTAGTTTTTGTTTCTGGTCAATTACCAATAACGGAAAATGGGGAATTGGTAAAAGGAGATATAAAAAGGGAAACTGAAATAATAATGAAGAATATAGAAATAATATTGAAAGAAGCGGGGAGTGCCCTTGGAAAAATTGTAAAGATAAATGTCTATATCAGGGATATGTCAAAGTTCTCAGAGTTTAATGAGATATACGAAAAGATGTTAAATGGGCACAAACCAGCAAGAGCTGTGGTTGAGGTTTCAAATCTTCCAAAAGATTCGGATATTGAAATTGAGGCGATAGCAGAGGTATGAATTTTGAAAGGCTATATGATGTATTAAAGGCTACCTATGGCAATCTTGGAAAATGGTGGCCCGGTGATAAAGAAGAAATATTAATAACTGCAGTTTTAACGCAAAGTACGAATTGGAAAAATGTAGAATATGCAATGGAAAATATTTACAAGCTTACAAATAAAGAAAGACTTTTGGATTTTCTTTATAAACTTCCAAAGGATGAATTAGCAAATCTTATAAAACCGGCAGGTTTTTTTAATATTAAGGCACAGAGATTAAAAAATTTATTGGAATTTTTCAAGAAATACAATTTTGATTTAGATACAATTTCGAGAGAAGAAAATTTGAGGGATAAATTATTGAAAATAAAAGGAATCGGCAAAGAAACAGCCGATTCCATTTTGTTATATGTTTTTGAAAAACCCGTATTTGTTGTGGATGCATATACGAAAAGGATATTGAATAGAATATACAATTTAAAATTAGAAGATTATGATGAAATACAAGAGCTATTTTATAAGTATTATCCAAAAGACGTACAATTGTACCAAGAGTTTCATGGGTTAATAGTTGAGCATGCAAAAAGGTATTGTAGAAAAAAGCCATTATGTGATTCTTGCTTTTTCCACAAATGTGCCTATTTTACATCACCTTTTCTAACATATTGAAGTGTAAATGTTGCTAGAATAAACGATATTATCGAAAAATACAACAAAGAATCATAACCTAGTTTATCTATGAAAAATCCTGAAACAGGTGGTGCAATTATATTTGCACTCATTGAAAAGAAATAGTACAAGCCTGTGTATCCACCTAGTTTTTCTTCACTTGTCATATCGACTACTGTTGGAAGTGAGTTAACATTTACCATTGCCCATCCCATACCGCCTAGTGAAAAGTATATAAATAGCAAATAGGTTATAATCTTGGGGGAGTTTAGTAAATACACGGACAAAACTGTAAGCATTGAAATTAAAGTGACTATTAATAGACCAATGGTCATTGTTTTTTTTCTGCCAATTTTTGAACCTATGAATCCAGCCGGAATAGAGAATAACATAAACGTAAGAGAGAAAAACCCCAATATAAATGCCCCTGTACTTTCACTTATCCCAATTCTAAATTTTGC
This genomic interval carries:
- a CDS encoding endonuclease III domain-containing protein, with protein sequence MNFERLYDVLKATYGNLGKWWPGDKEEILITAVLTQSTNWKNVEYAMENIYKLTNKERLLDFLYKLPKDELANLIKPAGFFNIKAQRLKNLLEFFKKYNFDLDTISREENLRDKLLKIKGIGKETADSILLYVFEKPVFVVDAYTKRILNRIYNLKLEDYDEIQELFYKYYPKDVQLYQEFHGLIVEHAKRYCRKKPLCDSCFFHKCAYFTSPFLTY
- a CDS encoding Rid family detoxifying hydrolase, with amino-acid sequence MELINPKNAPKAVGPYSIAVKTGNLVFVSGQLPITENGELVKGDIKRETEIIMKNIEIILKEAGSALGKIVKINVYIRDMSKFSEFNEIYEKMLNGHKPARAVVEVSNLPKDSDIEIEAIAEV
- a CDS encoding glycosyltransferase gives rise to the protein MNKCLLSVAMIVKDEEHNIRRALESIKDIADEIIVVDTGSTDRTPDIVKEYTDKLYFHPWKGDFSEARNNSLKYPTCEWVMVFDADEEVKEDFKQIRKFLKTLPKDINTVYLPTLSYLDWDLKKTETASTPRIFRNGTVKYQNIVHNQPIHKGKVIDAPFIIYHYGYIWTRELREKKYNRTRNLILKHLENKNINPLEKIYYLVQLYKTEAISKYKYRKYEVGLKTLNEINKLKKVPGIGVEFLFLFGIDALNKGLYNLSKELFEKALVSPEYPDPYFGLMALYEKMDDLENQFKYAKLFLEKIKYAEKKPEKFKWTIVGFKYKATAHTILAKYYLIKQDKEKFEYHIKKSCEIAPRTGENIKRFLSNIFEEISKIHNIKFLKDIHYIVDDLLKYILRNNLKINVWNTIYKYLDNGIHLSGIEHFAETRFQKFVVKKLLDKKDYLVNFIFENPEEDIHSIKEILFFFKYYSENKEKLLKILANIRKKFDEENQGIILSLIGDVYLKLGNFNAAISYYKKAIELNKTVSKFIKPVIDDLKTKLDKNIDGTFEEIMDYFGSLKELIFEINAQNEELEYLNLISDSDYAKYVAALNTKDLERKKRLLSNIKNIDDFPFYYYRLAKIFEEKEDFKKAFEYHIKSCEKNPKIGDLSLGKYEYDGFYLYTTPKFSKSSDEIIWCGNISEKFSGFGIINPIRVWKRSSNFLYTYPYPTNDSIKLVKERRKKIIDKWPFDIDNDLLFEILQKLKSNKINFIDEKVPKNILNELSIIDEESEAVLGMNIINTNPKIILPKNTKKGALIYLMPDFNDKNNPIWYNPEIRILKSTKQIALELEKMGFTISEIISKKYFRVILF
- a CDS encoding TM0106 family RecB-like putative nuclease gives rise to the protein MLFCISKIRTYLFCPRKFILESKDEKVESTITQKINKSGFLKNVSISLEIYGLTLYAKNIDLKIDDNKITIISHRRGKKLYQYHYLEAAGYAFVVSSYTDKKIDVIFKSKYYTSQIPWKKHVDSFKNIIYDFLNKKVPKPILNPECKFCKYSLECTNELIKAKDLSLIRGIGKFRLKNLKEKGIEKLDDIIEMKEVVKEIFGEKSDKIIAQAKAFIYKKIILYNPVKKLKPGIFLDIESYKNFNFLFGVLYEDRYIPFLSLKREDEKTEFKKLISFLSNKKLPVYHYYNYEPIQINKLFKKYNLKKTNIEFVDLYKIYHNHIAIPTISYSLKSIAKYLGFNWRTNLNGNIVVHKFEDFLKTKDDKILDEILKYNEDDVNATKLLFNIVNKLSD
- the dnaB gene encoding replicative DNA helicase, producing MRNSPHNLEAEQAVIGSILIDPETIESIIPIVSSKDFYDQKNAEIFKAIEELYDEGTPIDVISICDRLKTKGKLDFIGGELYVAQLADVVPTSAHIETYAQIVRDKSILRSLISAASKVVEDATSDRDVDDILDNAERLIFEIAESKTSRTYLPMNTILHQVFENLETLREKNKSGTLNVVTGIPTGYKFLDEMTSGFHKSDLIILAARPSVGKTAFALNVAKNMALDFNIPVGIFSLEMSKEQLVQRLLGMEAFVELQKLRRGNITDEEWQRLLTATGKLYKTNIIVDDEANLNPRSLRAKARRMKKEYGIEVIFIDYLQLMSTKSYRENRQQEISEISRSLKLLARELDIVIVALSQLSRAVEQREDKRPRLSDLRESGSIEQDADMVLFLYREEYYKKEKTTEPHITELIIGKQRNGPIGTVKLSFDPKYTAFYNIDISHGG
- the coaD gene encoding pantetheine-phosphate adenylyltransferase; translation: MKAIYPGSFDPITYGHLDIIKRATKIFSEVFVVVMENKRKKYTFSLDERIEMIKECTKDIKNVKVDYYKGLLIDYLKNHKIDVIIRGLRAVTDFEYELQMAMANKEMCPTVDTVFLMTDKKYSFISSSLVKEVAFFGGNISTWVPHNVERKLLRKIKEV